The following are encoded in a window of Saccharothrix longispora genomic DNA:
- a CDS encoding oxygenase MpaB family protein: MDTTVDTAVDALRARLGAAVFSRVAGPDGPATRDRIHLDPGPRWFAPDRPVRRVHGDAAMFIGGLRALLLQSLHPLAMAGVAGHSDYREDPWGRLQRTSAFLAVTTFGTAADAERAVARVRGIHRRVRGTAPDGTPYRADDPHLLDWVHVAEVDSFLRCHQRYGSDRLTPAEQDGYVADTARVARALGVLDPPTTVAALDARLAAFRPELRGTPQAREAARFLLLTPPLPVPARVPYAAIAAAAAASLPLWTRLPLRLPFLPLTEATAVRLAGHGITGAIRWLLPPPASA; this comes from the coding sequence GTGGACACCACCGTGGACACCGCCGTCGACGCCTTGCGCGCACGCCTGGGCGCCGCCGTGTTCAGCCGCGTGGCGGGCCCGGACGGTCCGGCGACGCGCGACCGCATCCACCTCGACCCGGGACCGCGCTGGTTCGCCCCCGACCGCCCGGTCCGGCGGGTGCACGGTGACGCGGCCATGTTCATCGGCGGCCTGCGCGCCCTGCTGCTCCAGTCGCTGCACCCGCTCGCGATGGCGGGGGTGGCGGGCCACTCGGACTACCGCGAGGACCCGTGGGGCCGGCTCCAGCGCACCAGCGCGTTCCTCGCGGTGACCACGTTCGGCACCGCGGCCGACGCCGAGCGGGCGGTGGCCAGGGTGCGCGGCATCCACCGCCGCGTGCGCGGCACCGCGCCCGACGGCACGCCGTACCGGGCGGACGACCCGCACCTGCTCGACTGGGTGCACGTCGCCGAGGTCGACAGCTTCCTGCGCTGCCACCAGCGCTACGGCTCGGACCGCCTGACGCCCGCCGAGCAGGACGGCTACGTGGCCGACACGGCGCGCGTGGCCCGTGCGCTGGGCGTGCTCGACCCGCCGACCACGGTGGCCGCGCTGGACGCCCGCCTGGCCGCGTTCCGCCCGGAGCTGCGCGGCACGCCGCAGGCCCGCGAGGCAGCCCGCTTCCTGCTGCTCACGCCGCCGCTGCCGGTCCCGGCGCGGGTCCCGTACGCGGCCATCGCCGCCGCGGCGGCGGCCTCCCTGCCGCTGTGGACGCGGCTGCCCCTGCGCCTGCCGTTCCTGCCGCTGACGGAGGCCACCGCGGTCCGCCTGGCGGGCCACGGCATCACCGGGGCGATCCGCTGGCTCCTCCCCCCGCCGGCCTCGGCCTGA
- a CDS encoding Orn/Lys/Arg family decarboxylase, with translation MARSTVLIATERPGGDSAVPAAKVEQVRAWLHEAGHEVVLVHSASDAVSVVTAEADIAAAVISWELVGDECRSTGGVLRVLLDRFSTRLPVFLLTSGDYDADAPLWISEVVNGWIWLLEDTPDFIAGRIDFAARQYLDQVLPPFFRELRRFDDTHPYSWHTPAHAGGIAFLKSPVGRAFYEYYGERLFRTDVSVSVGELGSLFEHTGPVGDAERNAARVFGADVTYFVLHGTSTSNRMIVHGTVARDEVVLLDRNCHKAINHGVVLAGARPVYLVPTRNGYGITGPVPPGRLTADAVRARVDRTPIAAGGEPVYAVITNSTYDGLCYDAVRVADLLGESTRVLHFDEAWFAHARFHPLYARRYGMAVEDPESRLPTVFATHSSHKLLAALSQAAMIHVKSGGRAPFDRSRFDETYMMHGTTSPLYPMIASCDVAAGMMDGPAGRWLNTEAITEAVRFRQAVVRLGRRLADAGDRPPWFFGVWQPPEVADAPLDLLLSDPARWTLDPDADWHGFPDLDEGFCLLDPVKVTVTCPGVDARGNVAASGVPARVVTAYLETRRIVVEKTDVYTFLVLFSMGITKGKWGTLLDALTDFKHLHDHDAPLAEVLPDLVRAHPDRYAGTTLPQLCREVHERLVDGEVVALLNEAFTGAEPPTAAMTPAEAYQRFVRGETELVPLDGLAGRVVATQVTTTPPGIPVLVPGERVGASDSALVRYLRVLEDFDRRFPGFASETHGVRHEGGRYWICCVVER, from the coding sequence ATGGCACGATCCACGGTCCTCATCGCCACCGAGCGGCCGGGTGGCGACAGCGCCGTCCCGGCGGCGAAGGTCGAGCAGGTCCGCGCCTGGCTGCACGAGGCCGGGCACGAGGTGGTGCTCGTCCACTCGGCGTCCGACGCGGTGTCGGTGGTCACCGCCGAGGCCGACATCGCCGCCGCCGTCATCAGCTGGGAGCTGGTCGGCGACGAGTGCCGGTCCACCGGCGGCGTGCTGCGGGTGCTGCTCGACCGGTTCTCCACGCGCCTGCCGGTGTTCCTGCTGACCTCCGGCGACTACGACGCCGACGCGCCGCTGTGGATCTCCGAGGTCGTCAACGGGTGGATCTGGCTGCTGGAGGACACCCCCGACTTCATCGCGGGCCGCATCGACTTCGCCGCCCGCCAGTACCTCGACCAGGTGCTGCCGCCGTTCTTCCGGGAACTGCGCCGGTTCGACGACACCCACCCGTACTCGTGGCACACCCCCGCGCACGCGGGCGGCATCGCGTTCCTCAAGTCGCCGGTGGGGCGGGCGTTCTACGAGTACTACGGCGAGCGCCTGTTCCGCACCGACGTGTCGGTGTCCGTCGGCGAGCTGGGCTCGCTGTTCGAGCACACCGGACCGGTCGGCGACGCGGAGCGCAACGCCGCCCGCGTGTTCGGCGCCGATGTGACGTACTTCGTGCTGCACGGCACGTCGACGTCCAACCGCATGATCGTCCACGGCACCGTCGCCCGCGACGAGGTCGTGCTGCTGGACCGCAACTGCCACAAGGCGATCAACCACGGCGTGGTGCTGGCCGGCGCGCGACCGGTCTACCTCGTGCCCACCCGCAACGGCTACGGCATCACCGGGCCGGTCCCGCCGGGCAGGCTCACCGCCGACGCGGTGCGCGCCCGGGTCGACCGGACTCCGATCGCGGCCGGCGGGGAACCGGTGTACGCGGTGATCACGAACTCCACCTACGACGGCCTGTGCTACGACGCGGTGCGCGTCGCCGACCTGCTCGGCGAGTCCACCCGCGTGCTGCACTTCGACGAGGCGTGGTTCGCCCACGCCCGGTTCCACCCGCTCTACGCCCGGCGCTACGGTATGGCGGTGGAGGACCCGGAGTCCCGGCTGCCCACCGTGTTCGCCACCCACTCCTCGCACAAGCTGCTGGCGGCGCTGTCCCAGGCGGCGATGATCCACGTGAAGTCCGGCGGCAGGGCGCCGTTCGACCGGTCCCGGTTCGACGAGACGTACATGATGCACGGCACCACCTCGCCGCTGTACCCGATGATCGCGAGCTGCGACGTGGCGGCGGGCATGATGGACGGCCCCGCCGGGCGGTGGCTCAACACCGAGGCGATCACCGAGGCGGTGCGGTTCCGGCAGGCGGTCGTCCGGCTGGGGCGGCGGCTGGCCGACGCGGGCGACCGGCCGCCGTGGTTCTTCGGCGTCTGGCAGCCGCCGGAGGTCGCCGACGCGCCGCTGGACCTGCTGCTGTCGGACCCCGCGCGCTGGACCCTCGACCCCGATGCCGACTGGCACGGCTTCCCCGACCTCGACGAGGGGTTCTGCCTGCTGGACCCGGTGAAGGTCACCGTCACCTGCCCCGGTGTGGACGCGCGCGGGAACGTGGCCGCGTCCGGCGTGCCCGCCCGCGTGGTCACCGCCTACCTGGAGACGCGGCGCATCGTCGTGGAGAAGACCGACGTCTACACGTTCCTCGTGCTGTTCTCCATGGGCATCACCAAGGGCAAGTGGGGCACGCTGCTCGACGCCCTCACCGACTTCAAGCACCTGCACGACCACGACGCGCCGCTCGCCGAGGTGCTGCCGGACCTGGTGCGCGCCCACCCCGACCGGTACGCGGGCACGACGCTGCCGCAGCTGTGCCGCGAGGTGCACGAGCGGCTCGTGGACGGCGAGGTCGTCGCACTGCTCAACGAGGCGTTCACCGGCGCCGAGCCGCCGACCGCCGCGATGACGCCGGCGGAGGCGTACCAGCGGTTCGTGCGCGGCGAGACCGAACTGGTGCCGCTGGACGGCCTCGCCGGCCGTGTGGTGGCCACGCAGGTCACCACCACACCGCCGGGCATCCCGGTGCTGGTGCCGGGGGAGCGGGTCGGGGCGTCGGACAGCGCGCTGGTCCGCTACCTGCGCGTGCTGGAGGACTTCGACCGCCGGTTCCCGGGTTTCGCGAGCGAGACGCACGGGGTGCGCCACGAGGGCGGTCGGTACTGGATCTGCTGCGTCGTCGAGCGGTGA
- a CDS encoding amidohydrolase: MDLADLYRDLHRNPELGFAETRTAGVAARELRAAGFEVTEGVGGTGVVGVLRNGEGPTALLRADMDALPVEERTGLPYASGVVVDGTPVAHACGHDVHVTCLVGAARELSADRASWSGTVLAVFQPAEEVGGGAEAMVADGLFERFGTPDVVLGQHVAPIPAGVLGLRPGPAFAAADGVRVTLHGRGGHGSRPEAAVDPVVMAASVVLRLQTIASRETAATDTVVVTVGAIHAGTVANVIPDDAELLLSIRTYDPDVRARALAAVERIVRAEAAASGAPTPPEVVVETGFPAVVNDPDAVERTRAALASAVPVVVDPGPVTGSEDVGVLATAAGAPLVYWLLGGADPAAFEGATSLDDIRARVAAQPANHSPLFAPVVDPTLGLGVAALTAATRAWLPPCG; the protein is encoded by the coding sequence ATGGACCTCGCCGACCTGTACCGCGACCTGCACCGGAACCCCGAGCTGGGGTTCGCCGAGACGCGCACCGCCGGTGTCGCGGCCCGGGAGCTGCGGGCCGCCGGGTTCGAGGTGACCGAGGGCGTCGGCGGCACCGGCGTGGTCGGCGTGCTGCGCAACGGCGAGGGGCCCACCGCGCTGCTGCGGGCCGACATGGACGCCCTGCCGGTCGAGGAGAGGACCGGCCTGCCCTACGCCAGCGGGGTCGTGGTCGACGGGACGCCGGTGGCCCACGCGTGCGGGCACGACGTGCACGTGACGTGCCTGGTCGGGGCGGCGCGGGAGCTGTCGGCCGACCGCGCCTCCTGGTCGGGCACGGTGCTGGCGGTGTTCCAGCCCGCCGAGGAGGTCGGCGGCGGGGCCGAGGCGATGGTCGCCGACGGCCTGTTCGAGCGCTTCGGCACACCGGACGTGGTGCTGGGGCAGCACGTGGCGCCCATCCCGGCGGGCGTGCTGGGCCTGCGACCCGGCCCGGCGTTCGCCGCCGCCGACGGCGTCCGGGTGACCCTGCACGGCCGGGGCGGGCACGGCTCGCGCCCGGAGGCCGCCGTGGACCCGGTCGTGATGGCCGCCTCGGTCGTCCTGCGGTTGCAGACCATCGCGTCCCGCGAGACCGCCGCCACCGACACGGTCGTGGTCACCGTCGGCGCGATCCACGCGGGCACGGTCGCCAACGTCATCCCCGACGACGCCGAACTGCTGCTGAGCATCCGCACCTACGACCCGGACGTCCGGGCCCGCGCGCTCGCCGCCGTGGAGCGCATCGTGCGGGCGGAGGCCGCCGCCTCGGGCGCCCCGACACCGCCCGAGGTGGTGGTCGAGACGGGCTTCCCGGCCGTGGTCAACGACCCGGACGCGGTCGAGCGGACCCGCGCCGCCCTCGCCTCGGCCGTCCCGGTCGTGGTGGACCCGGGACCGGTCACCGGCAGCGAGGACGTCGGAGTCCTCGCCACCGCCGCCGGCGCGCCCCTGGTCTACTGGCTGCTCGGCGGCGCCGACCCGGCGGCGTTCGAGGGCGCCACGTCGCTCGACGACATCCGCGCCAGGGTGGCCGCCCAGCCCGCCAACCACTCGCCCCTGTTCGCGCCCGTGGTCGACCCCACCCTCGGCCTGGGCGTCGCGGCCCTCACCGCCGCCACCCGCGCCTGGCTGCCCCCGTGCGGCTGA
- a CDS encoding cellulase family glycosylhydrolase — MARWWVGLLASAVATVLAGFGVVAATNAQAASGCRVAYAVPSQWQGGFSANVEITNLGDPISGWRLTWAFPSGQAVTQAWGASVTASGGQVTAANAGWNGSIATNGKVSFGFNGTWTGSNTAPTSFALNGVACTGSTDPTTTTTTTTTTTTNPPAGDAMAAVAAMQPGWNLGNSLDATGADETSWGNPRITEALLDNVRAQGFKSIRIPVTWGQHQGAAPSYAIEPAYLARVKEVVGWALADGFYVMVNIHHDSWQWISNMPGDRANVLARYNATWTQLASAFRDSSNKLVLESVNEPQFTGSSGDAQNAQLLNELNTSFHRIVRASGGGNATRLLVLPSLHTSADQAHLDNLNATFTALNDRNLIATIHYYGYWPFSVNIAGGYRFDATAQKDLTDAFDRVHNTFIARGIPVILGEYGLLGFDRHTGTIQQGEKLKFFEFFGHHAKSRKITTMLWDNGQHFGRTSFQWSDPELIAQIKSSWTARSGTASTDQVFNPKSAAVSAKTITLNLNGTTFSGLRHGGTDLVRGTDYTVSGDQLTLSAPLLTRLLGSRAYGVNATLSARFSAGVPWRIDLVTYDPPVLQAAAGTTASFAIPTAFRGDKLATMEAKYADGSNAGPQNWTSFKEYDHTFAPDYAAGTTLLKPEFFAEVNDGARVTLTFHYWSGTTVTYHVTKSGSSVTGAVA, encoded by the coding sequence ATGGCTCGGTGGTGGGTCGGACTGCTGGCGAGCGCCGTCGCCACCGTCCTGGCCGGTTTCGGCGTCGTCGCCGCGACCAACGCCCAGGCGGCGTCCGGCTGCCGCGTGGCGTACGCGGTGCCGAGCCAGTGGCAGGGCGGTTTCTCCGCCAACGTCGAGATCACCAACCTCGGCGACCCGATCTCCGGGTGGCGGCTGACGTGGGCGTTCCCGTCGGGGCAGGCGGTCACGCAGGCGTGGGGCGCCTCGGTCACCGCGTCGGGTGGGCAGGTCACGGCGGCGAACGCGGGCTGGAACGGCTCGATCGCCACCAACGGCAAGGTGTCGTTCGGCTTCAACGGCACGTGGACGGGCAGCAACACCGCGCCGACGTCGTTCGCGCTCAACGGCGTCGCGTGCACCGGGAGCACCGACCCGACGACCACCACCACCACCACGACCACGACCACGACGAACCCGCCCGCGGGTGACGCGATGGCGGCCGTCGCGGCGATGCAGCCCGGCTGGAACCTCGGCAACTCGCTCGACGCCACCGGCGCGGACGAGACCTCGTGGGGCAACCCGCGGATCACCGAGGCGCTGCTGGACAACGTGCGCGCGCAGGGCTTCAAGAGCATCCGCATCCCGGTCACGTGGGGTCAGCACCAGGGCGCCGCGCCGTCCTACGCGATCGAGCCGGCCTACCTGGCGCGGGTGAAGGAGGTCGTCGGCTGGGCACTGGCGGACGGCTTCTACGTGATGGTGAACATCCACCACGACTCGTGGCAGTGGATCTCGAACATGCCGGGCGACCGCGCGAACGTGCTGGCCCGCTACAACGCGACGTGGACGCAACTGGCGAGCGCGTTCCGCGACTCGTCGAACAAGCTCGTCCTGGAGAGCGTGAACGAGCCGCAGTTCACCGGCAGCTCCGGTGACGCGCAGAACGCGCAGCTGCTCAACGAGCTGAACACCTCGTTCCACCGGATCGTGCGCGCCTCGGGCGGCGGCAACGCCACCCGCCTGCTGGTCCTGCCGTCCCTGCACACCTCGGCCGACCAGGCGCACCTGGACAACCTGAACGCCACGTTCACCGCGTTGAACGACCGCAACCTGATCGCGACGATCCACTACTACGGCTACTGGCCGTTCAGCGTGAACATCGCGGGCGGGTACCGGTTCGACGCGACCGCGCAGAAGGACCTGACGGACGCGTTCGACCGCGTCCACAACACGTTCATCGCGCGCGGCATCCCGGTGATCCTGGGCGAGTACGGCCTGCTGGGCTTCGACCGGCACACCGGCACCATCCAGCAGGGCGAGAAGCTGAAGTTCTTCGAGTTCTTCGGCCACCACGCGAAGTCCCGCAAGATCACCACGATGCTGTGGGACAACGGCCAGCACTTCGGCCGCACCTCGTTCCAGTGGAGCGACCCGGAGCTGATCGCGCAGATCAAGTCGAGCTGGACGGCCCGGTCCGGCACGGCGTCCACCGACCAGGTGTTCAACCCGAAGTCGGCGGCGGTGAGCGCGAAGACGATCACGCTGAACCTCAACGGGACGACGTTCTCGGGCCTGCGGCACGGCGGCACCGACCTGGTGCGCGGCACGGACTACACCGTGTCGGGCGACCAGCTCACGCTGTCCGCGCCGCTGCTGACCCGGTTGCTCGGGTCGCGGGCGTACGGCGTGAACGCGACGCTGTCGGCGCGCTTCTCGGCCGGCGTGCCGTGGCGGATCGACCTGGTCACCTACGACCCGCCGGTGCTCCAGGCGGCGGCCGGCACGACCGCGTCGTTCGCGATCCCGACCGCGTTCCGCGGCGACAAGCTGGCCACCATGGAGGCGAAGTACGCCGACGGCTCCAACGCCGGGCCGCAGAACTGGACGTCGTTCAAGGAGTACGACCACACCTTCGCGCCGGACTACGCGGCGGGCACGACGCTGCTCAAGCCGGAGTTCTTCGCGGAGGTGAACGACGGGGCCAGGGTCACGCTGACGTTCCACTACTGGAGCGGCACGACGGTCACCTACCACGTCACGAAGTCCGGCTCGTCCGTGACGGGCGCGGTGGCGTGA
- a CDS encoding class I SAM-dependent methyltransferase — MTIREALDALAAGDLARAREAVREPASPLAAALATHLDGAAGGSVYDRPAAFEAFVRGGGNVALYEAVVDALGALYERVRPVTLLDVGCGDGRALRPALDRPHAPTGVTVVEPSRALLDALRLPGATAFPGRVQDFLATTATGYDVVQSTFALHAVPHGERDGVLADLVARAGVLALVEFDVPDVPHAGPGHRAFLAETYERGLAEYGEDRDLVAQGFLMPVLTGQLVPGAVRSTWEQPAARWAEQVARAGFGDVVVTPLHDYWSSPAFLLTATGSAGA, encoded by the coding sequence GTGACGATCAGGGAGGCGCTGGACGCGCTGGCCGCGGGTGACCTGGCGCGGGCGCGGGAGGCGGTGCGCGAGCCCGCTTCCCCGCTCGCCGCGGCGCTGGCGACGCACCTCGACGGCGCGGCGGGCGGGTCGGTGTACGACCGGCCCGCCGCGTTCGAGGCGTTCGTCCGCGGCGGCGGCAACGTGGCGTTGTACGAGGCGGTCGTGGACGCGCTGGGGGCGCTGTACGAGCGCGTGCGGCCGGTGACGCTGCTCGACGTCGGCTGCGGTGACGGTCGGGCGCTGCGGCCCGCGCTGGACCGGCCGCACGCGCCGACCGGGGTGACGGTGGTGGAGCCGTCGCGGGCGCTGCTCGACGCGCTGCGGCTGCCGGGCGCGACCGCGTTCCCGGGGCGGGTGCAGGACTTCCTGGCCACCACGGCCACCGGGTACGACGTGGTGCAGTCGACGTTCGCCCTGCACGCCGTCCCGCACGGGGAGCGGGACGGCGTGCTGGCCGACCTGGTGGCGCGCGCCGGGGTGCTGGCGCTCGTCGAGTTCGACGTGCCGGACGTGCCGCACGCCGGTCCCGGGCACCGCGCGTTCCTGGCCGAGACCTACGAGCGCGGTCTGGCCGAGTACGGCGAGGACCGCGACCTCGTCGCGCAGGGCTTCCTGATGCCGGTGCTGACCGGGCAGCTGGTGCCGGGCGCGGTGCGGTCGACGTGGGAGCAGCCGGCGGCGCGGTGGGCGGAGCAGGTGGCGCGGGCCGGCTTCGGCGACGTCGTCGTCACGCCGCTGCACGACTACTGGTCCTCCCCCGCGTTCCTGCTGACCGCCACCGGGTCGGCGGGCGCGTGA
- a CDS encoding Cmx/CmrA family chloramphenicol efflux MFS transporter has protein sequence MPFFVYVLGLAVFAQGTSEFMLSGLVPGIAGDLSVSVGAAASLTSAYAAGMVPGAPLMAVLAAHWPRRVALAGFLAAFVAVHVVGALTADFAVLFTTRVVAAVVNAGFLAVAMSVATSLAPPARAAATLVSGVTLSCVVGVPAGALLGEWAGWRSAFWAVAALCLPALVLVFRDAPTTPADAPAVSVGREARVLRGRRVRSALLLASLVNGATFATFAYLAVLATEVAHLPATAVPALLAGFGAGAFAGVTAAGRLADGRLRPGLVPVLCALPAGWAALALTAAAPVPLIVLSVVQGGLSFGVGSTLVARVLHVADRAPTLGGAFATAALNVGAFAGPLLAAAVTGATHDYRDAAWTSAALAAAAVVVLAVTAREEAREAP, from the coding sequence TTGCCCTTCTTCGTCTACGTCCTCGGCCTTGCCGTGTTCGCGCAGGGCACGTCCGAGTTCATGCTGTCCGGCCTGGTCCCGGGTATCGCCGGCGACCTGTCCGTGTCCGTGGGCGCCGCCGCGAGCCTGACGTCCGCCTACGCCGCGGGCATGGTGCCGGGCGCACCGCTCATGGCGGTCCTGGCCGCCCACTGGCCCCGCCGAGTGGCGCTGGCGGGTTTCCTCGCCGCGTTCGTCGCGGTGCACGTCGTGGGCGCGCTCACGGCGGACTTCGCCGTGCTGTTCACGACCCGCGTCGTCGCCGCGGTCGTCAACGCGGGGTTCCTCGCGGTGGCGATGTCCGTCGCGACGAGCCTGGCTCCCCCCGCGCGGGCCGCCGCCACCCTGGTGTCGGGGGTGACGCTGTCCTGCGTCGTCGGCGTGCCGGCGGGCGCGCTGCTGGGGGAGTGGGCGGGGTGGCGGTCGGCCTTCTGGGCGGTCGCGGCGCTGTGCCTGCCCGCCCTGGTCCTGGTGTTCCGCGACGCGCCCACCACGCCGGCCGACGCCCCCGCGGTCTCGGTCGGGCGGGAGGCACGCGTGCTCCGCGGCCGCCGCGTGCGCTCGGCGCTGCTCCTCGCCTCCCTCGTCAACGGCGCGACCTTCGCGACCTTCGCCTACCTCGCCGTCCTCGCCACCGAGGTGGCGCACCTGCCCGCCACCGCGGTCCCCGCCCTGCTCGCCGGGTTCGGCGCGGGAGCCTTCGCCGGCGTGACCGCCGCCGGCCGCCTGGCCGACGGACGACTCCGACCGGGCCTGGTGCCGGTGCTGTGCGCCCTCCCGGCGGGCTGGGCGGCACTGGCCCTGACCGCCGCCGCCCCCGTCCCGCTGATCGTCCTGTCGGTCGTGCAGGGCGGCCTGTCGTTCGGCGTCGGGTCGACCCTCGTGGCCCGCGTCCTGCACGTCGCCGACCGGGCGCCCACCCTGGGCGGCGCGTTCGCCACCGCCGCCCTGAACGTCGGCGCGTTCGCCGGTCCCCTCCTGGCCGCCGCCGTGACGGGTGCCACGCACGACTACCGCGACGCCGCGTGGACCAGCGCCGCCCTGGCCGCCGCGGCGGTCGTCGTCCTCGCCGTCACCGCGCGGGAGGAGGCGCGCGAGGCCCCCTGA
- a CDS encoding class I SAM-dependent methyltransferase codes for MDHGEFRDPRLVPLYDAEYGWGRDDDFFVSVIGATPAARVLDVGCGTGRVTLGLAAAGHRVTGVDPARASLDVARAKPGADRVTWLEGGAEVAPSGAFDAALMTAHVAQFVVGDDAWSRLLADLHRALVPGGRLVFDTRDPAARAWEAWNPADTRRTVRLGEVEVVEWTEVTAVEGGLVSFTHHYEFPGGDHLLGSATMRFRGEGELRTTLADAGFTVDAIHGGWGREPIGAPDGEFLVLAHRGRG; via the coding sequence ATGGACCACGGCGAGTTCCGCGACCCCCGCCTCGTGCCGCTCTACGATGCCGAGTACGGGTGGGGCCGCGACGACGACTTCTTCGTGTCGGTGATCGGTGCGACGCCCGCGGCCCGGGTCCTGGACGTGGGCTGCGGCACCGGCCGCGTGACCCTCGGCCTGGCCGCCGCGGGCCACCGCGTCACCGGCGTCGACCCGGCCCGCGCGTCGCTGGACGTGGCCCGCGCCAAGCCGGGCGCGGACCGCGTGACGTGGCTGGAGGGCGGCGCGGAGGTGGCGCCGTCGGGGGCGTTCGACGCGGCCCTGATGACCGCGCACGTCGCGCAGTTCGTCGTCGGGGACGACGCCTGGTCCCGCCTGCTCGCCGACCTCCACCGCGCCCTGGTGCCCGGCGGGAGGCTCGTGTTCGACACCCGCGACCCGGCCGCCCGGGCGTGGGAGGCGTGGAACCCGGCCGACACGCGCCGCACCGTGCGGCTGGGGGAGGTCGAAGTGGTGGAGTGGACCGAGGTCACCGCGGTCGAGGGCGGCCTGGTCTCCTTCACGCACCACTACGAGTTCCCCGGCGGCGACCACCTGCTCGGCTCCGCCACCATGCGCTTCCGCGGGGAAGGCGAACTCCGCACGACCCTCGCCGACGCGGGGTTCACCGTGGACGCCATCCACGGCGGCTGGGGTCGTGAGCCGATCGGCGCGCCGGACGGCGAGTTCCTCGTCCTGGCCCACCGCGGGCGTGGGTAG
- a CDS encoding MbtH family protein, with translation MTNPFDDPEGRFRVLVNDEGQHSLWPSFADVPAGWDAVFGPDTREACGAYVEENWTDLRPLGLRDRT, from the coding sequence GTGACCAACCCGTTCGACGACCCCGAAGGCCGCTTCCGCGTGCTGGTGAACGACGAGGGCCAGCACTCGCTGTGGCCGTCGTTCGCCGACGTCCCGGCGGGCTGGGACGCGGTGTTCGGCCCGGACACCCGCGAGGCGTGCGGCGCGTACGTGGAGGAGAACTGGACCGACCTGCGCCCGCTCGGCCTGCGCGACCGGACCTGA
- a CDS encoding lysine N(6)-hydroxylase/L-ornithine N(5)-oxygenase family protein, with protein MPQPPVFDVLGVGFGPSNLALAIAVTEHNAAAAAEDVVTAHFVERQATFGWHRGMLIDDATMQVSFLKDLVTLRNPNSTFTFLSYLHARGRLVDFINHKSLFPLRVEFHDYFEWAAGRVDDLVSYGHDVVDVRPVVEDGVTTHFDVTSRTAAGGVEVLRARNLVLATGLRASLPDGVLPSERVWHNRDFLNRVRSLHDPKRLVVVGAGQSGAEVTAFLHEHFPATEVCAVFARYGYSPADDSPFANRIFDPDAVDDYFGAPEQVKRQLMDYHANTNYAVVDNDLIAELYRRAYREKVLGARRLRLLNLSRVAGLDDGVDGLRVTVESLATGEREVLDADAVVYATGYLEADPTALLGDLAARCARDARGRLVVGRDYRLDTDDDVLAGLYLQGGTEHTHGISSSLLSNTSVRVGEILRSVLDRKGLVGGTAAVPAQPRYAATAAPVS; from the coding sequence ATGCCACAGCCACCGGTCTTCGACGTCCTCGGCGTCGGCTTCGGGCCCTCCAACCTGGCCCTCGCCATCGCCGTCACGGAGCACAACGCCGCCGCGGCGGCCGAAGACGTGGTGACCGCCCACTTCGTGGAGCGCCAGGCGACGTTCGGGTGGCACCGGGGCATGCTGATCGACGACGCCACCATGCAGGTGTCGTTCCTCAAGGACCTGGTGACGTTGCGCAACCCCAACAGCACCTTCACCTTCCTCAGCTACCTGCACGCCCGGGGCAGGCTGGTCGACTTCATCAACCACAAGAGCCTGTTCCCGCTGCGGGTCGAGTTCCACGACTACTTCGAGTGGGCCGCCGGCCGCGTCGACGACCTGGTGTCCTACGGCCACGACGTGGTGGACGTGCGACCCGTCGTCGAGGACGGCGTGACCACGCACTTCGACGTCACCTCCCGCACCGCGGCGGGCGGCGTCGAGGTGCTGCGCGCCCGCAACCTGGTGCTGGCCACCGGTCTCCGGGCGAGCCTGCCCGACGGCGTGCTCCCCTCCGAGCGGGTCTGGCACAACCGCGACTTCCTGAACCGCGTGCGCTCGCTGCACGACCCGAAGCGGCTGGTCGTGGTCGGCGCCGGGCAGAGCGGCGCCGAGGTCACCGCGTTCCTGCACGAGCACTTCCCGGCCACCGAGGTGTGCGCGGTGTTCGCGCGCTACGGCTACAGCCCCGCCGACGACAGCCCGTTCGCCAACCGGATCTTCGACCCGGACGCGGTCGACGACTACTTCGGCGCGCCCGAGCAGGTCAAGCGGCAGCTCATGGACTACCACGCCAACACCAACTACGCGGTGGTCGACAACGACCTGATCGCCGAGCTGTACCGCCGCGCCTACCGGGAGAAGGTGCTGGGCGCGCGACGCCTGCGCCTGCTCAACCTGTCCCGCGTCGCCGGGCTGGACGACGGCGTGGACGGGCTGCGCGTCACCGTCGAGTCGCTGGCCACCGGCGAACGCGAGGTGCTCGACGCGGACGCGGTCGTCTACGCCACCGGCTACCTGGAGGCCGACCCGACCGCGCTGCTCGGCGACCTCGCCGCCCGCTGCGCCCGGGACGCGCGCGGCCGGCTCGTCGTCGGCCGCGACTACCGGCTGGACACCGACGACGACGTGCTCGCGGGCCTGTACCTCCAGGGCGGCACCGAGCACACGCACGGCATCTCGTCCTCGCTGCTGTCGAACACCTCCGTGCGGGTGGGGGAGATCCTCCGGTCCGTGCTCGACCGCAAGGGGCTCGTCGGCGGCACGGCCGCGGTTCCCGCGCAGCCCCGGTACGCCGCGACCGCCGCGCCCGTCAGCTGA